The proteins below come from a single Metarhizium brunneum chromosome 1, complete sequence genomic window:
- the stcE gene encoding Metalloprotease StcE — protein MTAWSFARPLVIDKATFERHGGDVKNVATSIKTHNEELRASSYETPWLVVGRINGCTATWLGEKDGWSYVLTAAHCVAYKGTETAISKTFTAPGGQVIASGKGTVYVPQQRVKKPKGMGGASTDIAILKLPTRNPMVDKAGKSLEQPILNDALDEKGRDVIFVGYGSWGVGLDRSGAYGPSQGERRLYGRSRINSIFELEHGIGASYKPAGPSPFWARTAPGDSGSAWWQIREGKPVIIATTNGGRPTEATGARMSKYAAWVKSIYPEARILSAEKPQGCIVSLHTKARYCMSAGTRPESSLPRWIYEHEIYVDAAPGTAVKLSDFDNLSYNRIATFVGTVENNRLKSVKAANGKYLDFSRPHSMRVVKDTTPVGCITSLTTSASYCLPAEQQSESSLPSWIYAHDVQVEAAPGTAVILSDSDNLPQDRLATFTGFVQNWDLTKVRALNGEDLDFSRPKSMRVIRQ, from the coding sequence ATGACGGCGTGGTCATTCGCTCGCCCTCTTGTCATTGACAAGGCGACCTTTGAGCGGCATGGCGGCGATGTCAAGAACGTGGCGACTAGTATCAAGACGCACAATGAAGAGTTACGTGCCTCTAGCTACGAAACACCCTGGCTTGTCGTTGGCCGCATAAATGGCTGCACCGCAACATGGCTTGGCGAGAAAGACGGTTGGAGTTATGTGCTTACTGCGGCACACTGCGTCGCGTACAAAGGCACCGAAACGGCCATAAGCAAGACCTTTACCGCGCCTGGAGGGCAAGTCATTGCATCAGGCAAAGGTACCGTGTATGTACCACAGCAACGGGTCAAAAAGCCAAAGGGTATGGGGGGTGCTTCTACCGACATCGCCATCCTCAAGTTGCCCACTCGCAACCCGATGGTCGACAAGGCCGGCAAGTCGTTAGAGCAGCCAATCCTCAACGACGCGCTGGACGAGAAAGGCAGAGATGTCATCTTTGTTGGTTACGGAAGCTGGGGCGTCGGCTTGGACCGCAGCGGCGCGTACGGACCATCGCAGGGCGAGCGGCGGCTGTACGGGCGCAGCCGCATCAATAGCATTTTCGAACTCGAACATGGAATCGGAGCGAGTTACAAACCCGCAGGGCCATCGCCATTCTGGGCGCGGACGGCCCCAGGCGACAGCGGTTCTGCTTGGTGGCAGATCCGCGAGGGCAAGCCAGTGATTATCGCGACAACAAACGGTGGCCGCCCAACCGAAGCGACTGGCGCGCGCATGTCAAAATATGCCGCCTGGGTCAAGTCCATCTACCCGGAGGCGCGCATCTTGTCAGCCGAGAAGCCCCAAGGCTGCATTGTTAGTCTGCATACAAAAGCGCGGTATTGCATGTCTGCCGGCACGAGGCCCGAGTCTTCTCTGCCACGGTGGATATACGAGCATGAGATCTACGTAGATGCCGCGCCAGGCACCGCAGTGAAGCTATCAGACTTTGACAATCTTTCGTATAACCGCATCGCAACTTTTGTCGGGACAGTCGAAAACAACAGGCTCAAGTCGGTCAAGGCAGCCAACGGCAAGTACCTCGACTTCTCGCGGCCACACTCGATGCGCGTGGTCAAGGATACAACCCCAGTCGGCTGCATCACGAGCCTGACAACCAGCGCAAGCTATTGTCTGCCTGCCGAGCAGCAGTCGGAGAGCTCGCTGCCGTCCTGGATCTACGCGCATGACGTGCAGGTCGAAGCCGCGCCGGGAACCGCAGTCATACTGTCGGACTCTGATAACCTCCCGCAGGACCGCCTCGCAACGTTTACCGGATTCGTTCAGAACTGGGACTTGACCAAGGTGAGAGCCCTGAATGGGGAAGATTTGGACTTTTCGCGGCCAAAGTCGATGCGGGTCATCCGGCAATAA
- the terH gene encoding NAD-dependent epimerase/dehydratase terH codes for MTSIPPGGLLLVTGANGYIASVAIQVFLQRGYQVRGTVRSAASNIWMKTYFGPKFELVEVPDIHSPGAFDEALKGVDGVAHMAMNMDMNPENQSIIDQTIQSNLLLLETAAKEPTVKSVVITSSLAACAVPKTGVPYRIDSSTWNTEAMEQTAKPWDGKGNPRWHGIMLYGASKARGEQEAFAWVHKHKPPFSFNTVVPNVNFGIAISPENMGYRSTSAVIDAVVKGYPAAPSILPPQWYVDVEDTALLHLGALTLDDVNDERLFAFAGTYSWVQILEILHRRFPGQIMLKSVNEEAVDAGDVDNKLSVWVLQRMGQKHGFTSLENTLIKAVNTIVEHKSKSVPKTRIDLYYDSLSSE; via the coding sequence ATGACTTCAATTCCGCCCGGGGGTCTCCTTCTCGTCACCGGCGCCAATGGCTATATTGCTAGCGTTGCTATCCAAGTTTTCTTGCAGCGCGGGTACCAGGTCCGTGGCACTGTTCGCTCCGCCGCATCAAACATCTGGATGAAAACGTACTTTGGTCCCAAATTCGAACTTGTCGAGGTTCCGGACATTCATTCTCCAGGTGCCTTCGATGAGGCTCTGAAAGGGGTGGATGGCGTTGCTCACATGGCCATGAATATGGATATGAATCCAGAAAACCAAAGCATCATCGACCAAACTATCCAGTCCAACCTATTGTTGCTCGAGACAGCAGCAAAGGAACCTACGGTGAAGAGTGTTGTGATTACGTCGTCTCTTGCCGCATGCGCTGTTCCCAAAACTGGCGTGCCGTACAGAATCGACTCATCTACCTGGAATACTGAAGCCATGGAACAAACAGCCAAACCTTGGGATGGCAAGGGCAACCCCCGTTGGCACGGGATCATGCTCTACGGCGCCTCCAAGGCGCGCGGCGAGCAGGAAGCCTTTGCATGGGTGCACAAACACAAGCCACCCTTCTCCTTCAATACGGTTGTGCCCAATGTAAACTTTGGCATAGCGATTTCGCCGGAAAACATGGGTTATCGCAGCACCTCGGCCGTGATCGATGCCGTCGTCAAGGGCTATCCTGCCGCGCCGTCAATTTTGCCACCGCAGTGGTACGTCGATGTCGAGGATACAGCACTGTTGCACCTAGGTGCGTTGACACTCGATGATGTGAATGACGAGCGTCTATTTGCATTTGCAGGGACATACTCATGGGTGCAGATTCTCGAAATCTTGCACAGGCGGTTCCCCGGACAGATTATGCTGAAGTCGGTCAATGAGGAGGCCGTGGATGCTGGCGACGTGGATAATAAGCTCAGTGTTTGGGTTCTACAGAGGATGGGCCAGAAGCATGGGTTTACTTCCTTGGAGAATACGCTGATTAAGGCTGTGAATACCATCGTCGAGCACAAGTCTAAGAGTGTGCCCAAGACAAGGATAGATCTGTATTACGACTCTCTATCTAGTGAATAA